One part of the Leucobacter triazinivorans genome encodes these proteins:
- a CDS encoding anthranilate synthase component I family protein: MDERGEWAGDAPSAARALEASGLPWCWLDGEAGAPGEPRVSYLGIASEVRVAERGREREFLAGLRAAGAALRDPEHPRIRFRGGWVLALGYEFGVGLLGLEPAPDTAPPGFALRLDAVLAIDHGAGGPGVLGGDAPAVQRLSRILGPVPAPAPARRAAPATDGPTPASVSEQSRQHPRLGEGDGWRRSDREYAAEIEACRAAIRDGEAYVLCLTDTAELQHGADALAVYQRLRAGGIAARGGVIAIADRALVSASPERFLSVHGSRVATHPIKGTRPRGDAPAEDAAFAAQLANDPKERAENLMIVDLMRNDLSRICAPGSVAVEGFLRVESHPHVHQLVSTVSGALTDSADAFDAIAACFPGGSMTGAPKRRAVEILASLEAGPRGLYSGCFGWIDRGGDAELAMTIRSVELRGGGGTAGGPRGGRARVGAGGGITADSHAASEVAEKHLKAAPLIAALQEPSAAGRGRRSGDA, encoded by the coding sequence GTGGACGAGAGAGGTGAGTGGGCCGGCGACGCGCCGTCTGCCGCGCGTGCGCTCGAGGCGAGCGGGCTGCCCTGGTGCTGGCTCGACGGCGAAGCGGGCGCCCCCGGCGAGCCGCGCGTGAGCTATCTGGGCATCGCAAGCGAGGTGCGGGTCGCGGAGCGCGGGCGCGAGCGCGAGTTCCTCGCGGGGCTGCGGGCGGCGGGGGCTGCGCTGCGCGATCCCGAGCACCCGCGCATCCGTTTCCGAGGCGGGTGGGTGCTCGCGCTCGGCTACGAGTTCGGCGTGGGGCTGCTCGGCCTCGAACCGGCGCCCGATACCGCTCCGCCCGGTTTCGCGCTGCGCCTCGACGCGGTGCTCGCCATCGATCACGGCGCCGGGGGGCCGGGCGTGCTGGGCGGCGATGCGCCCGCGGTGCAGCGGCTCTCGCGGATCCTCGGGCCGGTACCGGCGCCGGCGCCGGCCCGTCGAGCAGCACCCGCGACGGACGGCCCGACACCCGCCTCCGTGTCTGAGCAGTCCCGTCAGCACCCGAGGCTCGGGGAGGGCGACGGGTGGCGGCGATCGGATCGCGAGTACGCCGCAGAGATCGAGGCCTGCCGCGCGGCGATCCGCGACGGCGAGGCGTACGTGCTGTGCCTCACGGACACCGCCGAGCTGCAGCACGGCGCCGACGCGCTCGCGGTCTACCAGCGGCTGCGCGCCGGGGGGATCGCCGCGCGGGGCGGCGTCATCGCGATCGCCGATCGCGCCCTCGTCAGCGCCAGCCCGGAGCGCTTCCTCTCCGTGCACGGCTCGCGGGTGGCCACGCACCCCATCAAGGGCACCCGACCGCGCGGCGACGCACCGGCCGAGGACGCCGCGTTCGCCGCGCAGCTCGCGAACGATCCGAAGGAGCGCGCCGAGAACCTCATGATCGTCGACCTCATGCGCAACGACCTCAGCCGCATCTGCGCGCCGGGATCGGTGGCCGTGGAGGGGTTCCTCCGCGTCGAGAGCCACCCGCACGTGCACCAGCTCGTCAGCACGGTCTCCGGTGCGCTGACCGACTCGGCCGACGCATTCGACGCGATCGCGGCCTGCTTCCCCGGCGGGTCGATGACGGGTGCGCCGAAACGACGCGCGGTCGAGATCCTCGCGTCGCTCGAAGCGGGTCCCCGCGGGCTCTACTCGGGGTGCTTCGGCTGGATCGATCGCGGGGGCGACGCCGAGCTCGCGATGACGATCCGCAGCGTCGAGCTGCGCGGAGGCGGCGGGACCGCAGGCGGCCCGCGGGGCGGGCGGGCGCGCGTGGGGGCCGGGGGCGGCATCACGGCCGACTCGCACGCCGCGAGCGAGGTGGCCGAGAAGCACTTGAAGGCCGCGCCCCTCATCGCCGCGCTCCAGGAGCCCTCGGCGGCGGGGCGGGGGCGGCGATCCGGGGACGCGTGA